Below is a window of Planctomycetaceae bacterium DNA.
CCGGGCGTACGTTGGAGGAACTCATTGGTGTGATCGGCCAAGCTCTCAGGGCCGTGAGCGCGGAGGAGTGCCAAGGCTACTTCCGTAGCTGCGGATACGCTACAGATGATCGCTAGATGCTCTAAGAGGATTAAAAACAAGGACAGGGACTGGCAGTGTCGCGGGCGTCTCGCCCGCGCGTTGCGAGGGCATCTTGCCCTCGCCGCTTCTCCGCGGGCGAGACGCCCGCGGTACTCGCGGACGAGACGTCCGCGACACGAAAACTTTCGTCCTCGTCTCGTCCTCGTCCTCGTCGTTGGTTGTTTCTTCAGAGGCCAGGGACGGGAAGTGCGGCATATCACGAGGGTCAATCAATAGCCAAATCGTGCAGCAGTCCGTCGCGGATGTCGTACACCCAGCCATGCACGCGCACGGTCTGGCCGCGCCGGCGGGCGTCTTGCACTACCGTGGTGCGGCAGACGTTGCGCACCTGGTGGGCGATGTTCAGCTCGCAGAAGCGGCGGTTGCGCTGCACCGGGTCGGCGATAGCTGACAGCGCCGCCTCGTGCTGCTCGTAAAGGTCGCGGATGTGCCCCAGCCAGTTGTCGATGAGGCCGTGCGACTTCGCCGACAGCGCCGCCTCCAGACCGCCGCAGTGGTAATGCCCGCAGACGATCACATGCCCCACGCGCAGCACGTCCACGGCATACTGCAGAACCGACAGGCAGTTCAGGTCCGTGTGGATCACCAGATTGGCCACGTTGCGATGCACGAACAACTCGCCCGAACGCAGACCCACGATCTCGTTGGCTGGTACGCGGCTGTCGCTGCAGCCGATCCACAGGTACTGGGGCTTCTGCTGGGCCGCCAGCTGGGCGAAAAATCCCGGTTCGCGCGACTCCATGTCGGCCGCCCAGCGGCGGTTGTTGGCGAACAGGTGGTCCAGCGTCGGCATGGGATTACCGCCCGCCGGCGGCGATGCGCTCTTTGGCCGCCTGGTACCCCAGGTGCATCAGCAGGTGGTCCAGCAGCACGATGGCCGTGTAGCTCTCGGCCACCGGCCAGATGCGCCCGACGATGGTGGGGTCGCGGCGCGTGATGGCCGCGAGCTGCTTGTTCTCCAGCGTGTACTTGTCGACGGTGTGCTGGGGCTTGTCGATGGTGGGCGTGGGCTTGACCGCCAATCGCACGACGATCGGCTGGCCGCTGGCCAGGCCGCCGGTGATGCCGCCGGCCTGGTTGGTGTCGAACTCGACCCGCCCGTCGCGGCTTTGCATCGCGTCGTTAGACTGGATTCCGGTCATGTCCTTGACGGCAAAACCGGCGCCGACCTCGACGCCCTTGACGGCGCCCAGACCCAGCAAGCGTCCCAGTTCGGCGTCGAGCTTGTTGAAGACCGGCTCGCCCAGGCCCGTCGGCACGCCGGTGGCGACGACCTCGACGACGCCGCCGGAGGAATCGCCCGTGGCGGTGATTTTATTGGCCGCGTCGAGCATGGCCTGTGCGGCCGCGACGTCGGGGCAGTTGACCACGGCGTGGACGCCGTACTTGTCCAGGACGGCCTTGGGGGAGACGTTGGGCGTCTTGGCGCGGATGGCGTCGATCTCGTTTTCGATCTGCGCGAAGACGGCGGCCTTTTCGAGGAACCGCATGTCCGGGCGGATGCGCCCCTTGACGTAGACTTCCTGATAGAACGGGTCGGTGTCGTGGCGCATCGTCTTGTAGCGATTGACGCTGTCGAGGGCGGCGGCGTGGTCGGGCTGGTCGCAGCGGACGCCGGCCATCTCGCGAATGTACGAGAACACCTCGATGCCGAATGCCTTGAGCACCTGTCGGGCGACGTGCCCGGCGGCCACGATCGTGCAGGTGTATCGCCCGCTGAAGATGCCCGCGCCGATGGCGTCGTCGTCGGGACCGTACTTGGCGAAGGAGGCGTAGGAGGCGTGGCCGGGTCGCGGGGTGCGGTTGGTGTCCTGGTACTGCTTGACGTGGATGAAGTGGCGATCGAGATTGGGGATCAGGATCGTCAGCGGCGTGCCGTTGGTGTGATTGGCATTTCCGGCGCCTTCAATGGTGTCGGCGGCGTTAACGCCCGTGTAGAGGATCGGCAGGTCCGGCTCCTTGCGCGGCGAGGAGAGCTCGTCGGCGCCGGGCTTGCGCAGCAGCAGGTCGCCGTAAATGTCCTGCTCGGTCAGCAGCATCCCCGGGGGCACGCCCTGCAGGACAGCCATGAGGCCTTCCTGGTATGATCCGCCCGCGACAGTCACTTG
It encodes the following:
- the can gene encoding carbonate dehydratase, with product MPTLDHLFANNRRWAADMESREPGFFAQLAAQQKPQYLWIGCSDSRVPANEIVGLRSGELFVHRNVANLVIHTDLNCLSVLQYAVDVLRVGHVIVCGHYHCGGLEAALSAKSHGLIDNWLGHIRDLYEQHEAALSAIADPVQRNRRFCELNIAHQVRNVCRTTVVQDARRRGQTVRVHGWVYDIRDGLLHDLAID
- a CDS encoding chorismate synthase, which produces MYGCHVGRLFQVTVAGGSYQEGLMAVLQGVPPGMLLTEQDIYGDLLLRKPGADELSSPRKEPDLPILYTGVNAADTIEGAGNANHTNGTPLTILIPNLDRHFIHVKQYQDTNRTPRPGHASYASFAKYGPDDDAIGAGIFSGRYTCTIVAAGHVARQVLKAFGIEVFSYIREMAGVRCDQPDHAAALDSVNRYKTMRHDTDPFYQEVYVKGRIRPDMRFLEKAAVFAQIENEIDAIRAKTPNVSPKAVLDKYGVHAVVNCPDVAAAQAMLDAANKITATGDSSGGVVEVVATGVPTGLGEPVFNKLDAELGRLLGLGAVKGVEVGAGFAVKDMTGIQSNDAMQSRDGRVEFDTNQAGGITGGLASGQPIVVRLAVKPTPTIDKPQHTVDKYTLENKQLAAITRRDPTIVGRIWPVAESYTAIVLLDHLLMHLGYQAAKERIAAGGR